In one Antennarius striatus isolate MH-2024 chromosome 1, ASM4005453v1, whole genome shotgun sequence genomic region, the following are encoded:
- the fibinb gene encoding fin bud initiation factor yields the protein MAFLHLLLCAGMLSPPMCGAYYSGPLQPEMSNGTFHHYFVPDGDYEENDDPEKCQMLFKMTDDRKCGLDEDQDSVIRDDFTIIKRQIEDSARVLEGIGRSISFDLDGEDSYGKYLRRETSQISEAFTNSEKSLLELEVKFKQSQETELKEEHRLSDDFLNMIVHTRDLMKETLDISLGLKDKHELLSLIIRSHGTRLSRLKNEYLKF from the coding sequence ATGGCTTTCCTTCACTTGCTCCTGTGTGCCGGGATGCTCTCGCCGCCGATGTGTGGAGCCTACTACAGCGGACCGCTGCAGCCGGAGATGTCCAACGGGACTTTCCATCACTATTTCGTCCCCGACGGCGACTACGAGGAAAACGACGATCCGGAAAAATGCCAAATGCTTTTCAAAATGACGGACGATCGAAAGTGCGGTCTCGACGAGGACCAGGATAGTGTCATACGGGATGATTTCACCATCATCAAGAGGCAAATTGAGGACTCGGCGAGGGTGCTGGAGGGGATCGGGAGAAGTATCTCGTTCGACCTGGACGGAGAGGACAGCTACGGTAAATATTTGCGGAGGGAGACGAGCCAAATAAGCGAGGCGTTTACAAATTCGGAGAAGTCCctgctggagctggaggtgaaATTCAAACAGAGCCAGGAGACTGAGCTGAAGGAGGAGCACCGGCTGAGCGACGACTTTCTGAACATGATAGTGCACACACGGGACCTCATGAAGGAGACGCTGGACATTTCTCTGGGACTGAAGGACAAACATGAGCTGCTGTCTCTGATCATCCGCAGCCACGGCACAAGGCTGAGCAGACTGAAGAACGAGTACCTGAAGTTCTGA
- the LOC137597139 gene encoding gamma-butyrobetaine dioxygenase-like encodes MWMNSFSRIALPALQRSISTKALWAMRSCRTPGEAAGPLRICHPSMQIRGQKTMESVSPPLSHHLVRHAQALHEERMIEVEWGDGSCSFYPFTWLRDNCQCPKCFLDSAQQRKLLMVDVDVNIGVDTVEVTNDNKVSILWPDQHTSVFDPVWLKKRCFSPAARQTLQEELFLKEHYYWDSKLKIPTANYEEVIHDDKAALDWLIALRRVGLVHLKGAPKERGPVTRLSERIGYLRMTYYGHTWDIMDKYMAVNVAYTADKLSVHTDYPGVRYTPGLQFLHCIQQAAEGGESEMVDGFHAAMQLQREDPEAFKTLTTLRVDFTDRGTDYCDFMLQSKKLTIQLNEEGQVRMINCNNATRDSVLDLPLHQVQPFYRAYKAFMDILNRPENLITFKLEPGEIVTFDNWRLLHGRKSYINKPDMIRHLEGAYLDWDEVISRVRILRCAVQQNA; translated from the exons ATGTGGATGAATTCATTTTCACGTATAGCCCTGCCAGCCCTGCAGAGGAGCATCTCTACCAAGGCCTTATGGGCAATGAGGTCTTGCCGTACACCCGGAGAGGCAGCAGGCCCACTTCGCATTTGTCATCCTTCAATGCAGATCCGTGGTCAGAAAACAATGGAGTCAGTGTCCCCCCCTCTGTCTCACCACTTGGTGAGACATGCCCAGGCTCTGCATGAGGAGAGGATGATAGAGGTGGAGTGGGGGGATGGAAGCTGCAGCTTTTATCCTTTCACCTGGCTGAGAGATAACTGCCAGTGCCCAAAGTGTTTCCTGGACTCTGCTCAACAACGCAAACTGTTGATGGTTGATGTTGATGTCAACATAGGAGTTGACACCGTAGAGGTCACCAATGACAACAAG GTTTCCATTCTGTGGCCTGACCAGCACACCAGTGTTTTTGATCCAGTCTGGCTGAAGAAACGTTGCTTCTCTCCTGCTGCCAGACAAACTTTGCAAGAGGAGCTTTTCCTCAAAG AACATTATTATTGGGACTCTAAGCTGAAGATCCCCACAGCCAACTACGAGGAAGTCATCCATGATGATAAAGCCGCCCTGGATTGGCTCATTGCTTTGCGTCGTGTTGGCCTTGTTCACCTGAAGGGGGCTCCGAAAGAGAGGGGCCCTGTGACCAGGCTTTCTGAGAGGATTGGCTATCTTAGGATGACATACTATGG GCACACTTGGGATATCATGGACAAATACATGGCAGTCAATGTAGCTTACACAGCAGATAAGCTGAGTGTCCACACAGACTACCCTGGCGTGCGCTACACACCTGGA TTGCAGTTTCTGCACTGCATCCAGCAGGCTGCTGAAGGAGGGGAGAGCGAAATGGTGGATGGTTTTCACGCAGCCATGCAGCTACAGAGAGAGGACCCCGAGGCCTTCAAGACTCTCACCACCCTCCGTGTGGACTTTACTGACAGAGGGACAGACTACTGTGACTTCATGCTGCAGTCCAAGAAACTCACCATCCA ACTTAATGAAGAAGGCCAAGTCAGGATGATAAACTGCAACAATGCCACCAGAGACTCTGTACTGGATCTGCCCTTACACCAGGTCCAGCCCTTCTACAGAGCCTACAAAGCCTTCATGGACATCTTGAACCGACCGGAGAACTTGATCACCTTCAAATTGGAGCCAG GTGAGATTGTGACCTTTGACAATTGGCGTTTGCTGCACGGGCGGAAGAGCTACATTAATAAGCCAGATATGATTCGACACCTGGAAGGCGCCTACCTGGACTGGGATGAAGTCATTTCTCGCGTTCGGATACTCCGCTGCGCAGTCCAACAGAACGCATGA